DNA sequence from the Archangium lipolyticum genome:
CCTTCAACGCGGCCCGGGGGGCCGCCCACGTGCGGGCCCGGACGGACTTCCAGGACTCGCCGCTGGTGGCCCTGCTACGCCAGACGCCCTCGGTGCCCGGCCGCGTGCCCGCTCATACGCGCTTCTGGAACGCGGTGTCCCGCCGCTGGGTGCTCTCCGTGCTGCTCGTCTCCTCGCTGGGGCTCGCCCTCTGGCTCCCCCAGGGCCAGGACAAGGCGCTCGAGGTGGCCGTGGCCCTCCTCGTGGTGACGTGCCCGTGCGCCATCGGCATCGCCGTGCCCCTCGCGTACGAGCTCACCCAGACGCGGCTGCGCAGGCTCGGCCTCTTCGTGCGCAGCCAGGATCTGCTGGACCGGCTCCCCCGCGTGCACAAGGTGCTCTTCGACAAGACGGGCACGCTGACACTCGGCCGGATGGAGCTGGTGGACCGCGAGGCCGTGGACGCGCTCGCGCCCGCGCTCCGCGACGTGGCCTTCGACCTGGCCGCGCGCAGCAACCACCCGGTGAGCCGGTGTCTCGCCGCGGCCCTTTCTCGCGCCGGTGCGCGTTTCTCCACCGGCGCTCAGGTGACGGAGCACCCCGGGCAGGGCCTGGAGCTGCTTCGGGCGGACGGTACGTGGCGGCTGGGTGCCCCGGCATGGGCGGCTCCTGGCGCCACGGGGCTGGAGGGAACCGTCCTCTCGCGTGATGGCCAGCCCCTGGCCTCCTTCGCCCTCCGGGAGTCCGTGCGCGCCGACGCGCGCCGGGAGATCCAGACGCTGCGCGAGGCCGGTCACGAGGTGTGGCTCATCTCCGGCGACGCGCCCGCGCGGGTGCGCGCCATGGCCGAGGCGCTGGACGTGCCGGTGGAGCACGCGCTCGGCGGCCAGCGGCCCGAGGACAAGGCGGAGGCGGTGGCGCGCATCGACCAGTCGGACACGCTCTACCTGGGGGACGGCGTCAACGACAGCCTCGCCTTCGAGCGCGCCTTCTGCGCGGGCACGCCCGCCATCGACCGGCCGGTGCTGCCGGGCAAGTCCGATTTCTTCCTCATGGGCGAGGGCCTCTCGGCCATCCGCGAGGCGCTGGTGCTCTCCCTCCGTCTGCGTCAGGTGGTGCGGCGGGTCATCGGCATCTCGCTCGCGTACAACGTGGTGACGGTGGCGGTGTGCCTCGCCGGGCTGATGACGCCCCTGCGCGCGGCCGTGGTCATGCCGCTCAGCTCCCTGTCCCTCATCCTCTTCACCCTCGCGAGCCTGTCGGCCCGCCGCTCGCGTGCGGCCGGTGAGGCGCCGAGGGCCTTGAAGGAGGTGCCCGCGTGAACGTCATCGTCCTCCAGGTCTTCGTCAGCCTCATGCTCGTGGCGGGCTCGGTGCTGCTCTACGCCTTCAGCGTGCGGCACCGCGACTCCGAGCACGCCGACCGCCTGTCCCTGATTCCGCTCGAGGACGACACCGCCCGCCCCAAGCCGGCCGTGTCCTCCGAGCCCAACCCGCGGCAGTGAATTTCCCCGAGGTGCTTTCGTGCAACAGCAACGCATCGTCTATGACGACACCACCACCCGGCGGTTCATCGCCGCCTCGCTGCTCTTCGGCGTGGTGGGCATGCTGGTGGGCTGCATCGCCGCCGCCCAGCTCGCCTGGTGGCAGCTCAACTTCGGCGTCCCGTACCTGACCTTCTCCCGCCTGCGCCCGCTGCACACCAACGCGGTCATCTTCGCGTTCGTGGGCAACATGATGTTCGCCGGCGTCTACTACTCCACCCAGCGCCTGTTGAAGACGCGGATGGCGTCGGACCTGCTCTCGAAGATCCACTTCTGGGGCTGGCAGGCCATCATCGTCGCGGCGGCCATCACGCTGCCGCTCGGCATCTCCACCTCCAAGGAGTACGCCGAGCTCGAGTGGCCCATCGACATCGCCATCACGCTGGTCTGGGTGGTGTTCGCCATCAACTTCTTCTGGACACTGGCGAAGCGCAACGAGAAGAACCTCTATGTCGCCATCTGGTTCTACATCGCCACCATCATCACCGTGGCGGTGCTGCACATCGTCAACAGCCTGGCGCTGCCGCTCAGCCCGCTGAAGAGCTACTCCGTCTTCGCCGGTGTGCAGGATGCCCTGGTGCAGTGGTGGTACGGCCACAACGCGGTCGCCTTCTTCCTGACCACGCCCATCCTGGGCATCATGTATTACTTCCTGCCCAAGGCGGCCGAGCGCCCGGTCTACTCGTACCGGCTGTCCATCATCCACTTCTGGGCCCTGGTGTTCATGTACATCTGGGCCGGCCCGCACCACCTGCTCTACACCGCGCTGCCGGACTGGGCGCAGTCGCTGGGCATGGTGTTCAGCGTGGCGCTGTGGGCCCCGTCCTGGGGCGGCATGCTCAACGGCCTGCTCACCGTGCGCGGCGCCTGGCACAAGCTGCGTGAGGACCCCGTCATCAAGTTCCTCATCGCGGGCCTCACCTTCTACGGCATGGCCACCTTCGAGGGGCCGCTGCTCTCCATCAAGTCGGTGAGCGCGCTCGGCCACTACACGGATTGGATCATCGGTCACGTGCACGGCGGTGCCCTGGGCTGGAACGGCCTCATGGCGGCCGGCATGTTCTACTGGCTGGTGCCCCGGCTGTACGGCACGAAGCTGCACTCGGTGAAGGCGGCCGACCTGCACTTCTGGACGAGCACGGTGGGCATCCTGCTCTACATGGTCGCGATGTGGGCCTCGGGCATCAACCAGGGCCTCATGTGGCGCGCCACCAACCCGGACGGGACGCTGCTCTACCCGAGCTTCGTGGAGACGCTCATCGCCATCCGGCCCATGTACATCGTCCGCTTCCTGGGCGGCTCGCTCTACCTGGCCGGCTTCATCCTGATGGTGTGGAACCTCTGGAAGACGGCCCGCTCCGGCAAGGCCGTGGATGGCGAGACCACCGTGGTGATGGAGGAGCTGGCCCCCGTGCCCGTGGTGCCCGGCAAGCCGGCCTGGGTGGCCGTGGTCACCGGTTGGCCGCTCCTGTTCGCGCTGGCCATCATCGGCCTGAGCATCTTCCTGGGCTGGTCGGGTCCCGTGCGCGCCATCGCCATCATGGGCGCCATGGTGGCCCTGGGCGAGTTCGCTTGGATCGTCGCCCGGCGCAACCGCGAGGCGGGCGGGCCCACCTGGTTCGCCCTCATCGAGGGCCGTCCGCTGGCCTTCACCGTGTTCACGCTGCTGGCCATCCTCATCGGTGGTGTGGCGGAGCTGTTGCCCACCATCCTCATCAAGCAGGCGGTGCCGGCGCACGGCGAAGCCCAGCAGCCGTACTCCCCGCTGGAGCTCCAGGGGCGTGACCTGTACGTGCGCGAGGGCTGCTACGTCTGCCACTCGCAGATGATCCGCCCGTTCCTCGCCGAGGCGCAGCGCTACGGCGACGTGTCCCGCGCCGAGGAGTTCATCTACGACCACCCGTTCCAGTGGGGCAGCAAGCGCACGGGGCCGGATCTGCACCGCGAGGGCGGCAAGTACCCCAACCTCTGGCACTACACGCACCTGATGGATCCGCGCGCCACCAGCCCCGGCTCCAACATGCCTCCGTACCAGTGGCTCGCGGAGAACAAGCTGAACGTGAAGCTGGCACCCAAGAAGCTGGCGCTGATGCAGAAGCTCGGCGTGCCCTACACCAACGCCGACGTCGACGCGGCCGAGGCCCGCCAGAAGGCCCAGGCCGAGGCCATCACCGCGGACCTGGCCAGCCAGGGCGTCCAGGTGGCGTGGGAC
Encoded proteins:
- a CDS encoding cytochrome oxidase, encoding MNVIVLQVFVSLMLVAGSVLLYAFSVRHRDSEHADRLSLIPLEDDTARPKPAVSSEPNPRQ
- the ccoN gene encoding cytochrome-c oxidase, cbb3-type subunit I, with amino-acid sequence MQQQRIVYDDTTTRRFIAASLLFGVVGMLVGCIAAAQLAWWQLNFGVPYLTFSRLRPLHTNAVIFAFVGNMMFAGVYYSTQRLLKTRMASDLLSKIHFWGWQAIIVAAAITLPLGISTSKEYAELEWPIDIAITLVWVVFAINFFWTLAKRNEKNLYVAIWFYIATIITVAVLHIVNSLALPLSPLKSYSVFAGVQDALVQWWYGHNAVAFFLTTPILGIMYYFLPKAAERPVYSYRLSIIHFWALVFMYIWAGPHHLLYTALPDWAQSLGMVFSVALWAPSWGGMLNGLLTVRGAWHKLREDPVIKFLIAGLTFYGMATFEGPLLSIKSVSALGHYTDWIIGHVHGGALGWNGLMAAGMFYWLVPRLYGTKLHSVKAADLHFWTSTVGILLYMVAMWASGINQGLMWRATNPDGTLLYPSFVETLIAIRPMYIVRFLGGSLYLAGFILMVWNLWKTARSGKAVDGETTVVMEELAPVPVVPGKPAWVAVVTGWPLLFALAIIGLSIFLGWSGPVRAIAIMGAMVALGEFAWIVARRNREAGGPTWFALIEGRPLAFTVFTLLAILIGGVAELLPTILIKQAVPAHGEAQQPYSPLELQGRDLYVREGCYVCHSQMIRPFLAEAQRYGDVSRAEEFIYDHPFQWGSKRTGPDLHREGGKYPNLWHYTHLMDPRATSPGSNMPPYQWLAENKLNVKLAPKKLALMQKLGVPYTNADVDAAEARQKAQAEAITADLASQGVQVAWDSEMVAIISYLQRLGRGPQDIAPAPGGLETASAGGTP
- a CDS encoding heavy metal translocating P-type ATPase, producing the protein MPASPPVERLSASCRHCGSPVPEGSPLKDFCCAGCEAVHRLLVDQGLTRYYSLADGKTAPAPEPRQDRGFAWLEPLVARAEATTGPVCALELDVQGIHCAACVWLMNELFRRQPGGASLTVNPALGKARLAWRRGAFDVAGFLRAVEGFGYLFGPGRKSSESASHDLPIRLGICAAITMNVMLFSVSFYVGLTPADGEVFSLFSQLSLWLSTAVVLVGGWPFFRSAWKGLRSGVLHLDLPIALGILLVFSTSLVKARDGRGDLAYFDTLNTFVTLMLVGRWLQQRVLERNRRFLLEDDGAEGLFARRQEGDRLVTVRAAELRAGDVLVIAPGELVPVDAELLDARASFSTDWVTGEPDVRAVEQGGEVPAGAFNAARGAAHVRARTDFQDSPLVALLRQTPSVPGRVPAHTRFWNAVSRRWVLSVLLVSSLGLALWLPQGQDKALEVAVALLVVTCPCAIGIAVPLAYELTQTRLRRLGLFVRSQDLLDRLPRVHKVLFDKTGTLTLGRMELVDREAVDALAPALRDVAFDLAARSNHPVSRCLAAALSRAGARFSTGAQVTEHPGQGLELLRADGTWRLGAPAWAAPGATGLEGTVLSRDGQPLASFALRESVRADARREIQTLREAGHEVWLISGDAPARVRAMAEALDVPVEHALGGQRPEDKAEAVARIDQSDTLYLGDGVNDSLAFERAFCAGTPAIDRPVLPGKSDFFLMGEGLSAIREALVLSLRLRQVVRRVIGISLAYNVVTVAVCLAGLMTPLRAAVVMPLSSLSLILFTLASLSARRSRAAGEAPRALKEVPA